A region of the Nocardia nova SH22a genome:
GGTGACCGTGGCTGATGATGTCGATACCGGACAGCAGGATGTCGTGCTGGCTCAGGCACTGCGCGAGTTCCGGCAGCGGCAGCAGATGCGACGCGTGCACGGTGTTGCGGTCGATGCGGGTCAGCCCGCCGCGCGGCGGCAGCACCTCGACGACGGCGACGACCCGGCTGCCCTCCCAGTACAGGCCGAGCGACCGGCCGTCGGGTCCGCGGAAGTCGACGGTGTCGCCCAGGTCGTAGTCCTGGCGGGTGAAGTAGCGCCACAGCGTGGCGATCCAGGAGGCGATGGTCCGCTTGCCGATCGGGATCAGGATGAGCAGACCGGCCACGATCGCCGCGCCCAGCGCGTACCAGCCCGGAACCCCGGCGATGAGGACGATCAGTCCGACGATCAGACCCAGTACCTGCGCGGCGAGCAGGTTCGGCAGCGAGATTCGTCCGAAGAGCGGGCGGCTGTCGGTCCCACTGGATTCGGCCATCATCGTCCCCCAAGTACCCGGTGTCGGCCGATGCTTCGATGGCCGAGCTGAACTTCAGTCCCGCTGAACTGTACTGTGTTGTGCGAACGCGAGCACTGTTCGGGGGAGGACTCATGCCTTCAAAACCCACTACGCGCTGGCAGGTGAGCGGCTATCGCTTCCTGGTCCGGCGGATGGAGCACGCCCTGGTGCGCCGGGACGTGCGGATGCTGCACGACCCCATGCGCTCGCAGTCGCGCGCCTATGCCGTCGGCCTGGTGCTGGGCATCGTCGCACTCGCCGGATGCGGTGTGCTGGCGCTGCTGAAGCCGCAGGGTTCCATCGGCGACAACAAGATCCTGCTCGGCAAGGATTCCGGGGCGGTGTACGCCGTGATCGACGGTGTCGTGCACCCCGCGCTCAATCTGTCCTCGGCACGGCTCGCGGTCGGTGAACCCGCAAAAGCGGTGTCCATCAAGGAATCCGAGCTCGCCAAGAAGCCGCGTGGCGCGCTGATCGGTATCCCGGGCGCACCGTCCTCGCTGAATTTCGACGGCAGCGGGAAGGGCCGGGCCTGGTCGATCTGCGACGGGTTGAAGAACGACGGCAGCCAGGATCTGAGCACCACGGTGATCGCCGGTGATCCGTCGCTCGGCAGCAAGGCGAGCAGGCTGGGTGAGGGGGCCGCACTGCTGGTGCAGGGGCGGGACGCGGCCTATCTGGTCTACGACAATCAGCGTGCCCGCGTGGACATGAACGATCCGAAGGTGACCGAGGCGCTCGGTATCCGCGGCAAGACACCGCGGCCGATCAGTCCCGGTCTGCTCAACGCCATCCCCGAGGTACTGCCGATCGAGCCGCCCAAGATCGTCGATCCCGGTGGTATGCCGACGTATTCGCTGAACAACCATCGGATCGGCGATGTCGTGCACGTCGCGACCAAGGACCAGTACTACGTGGTGCTGCGCACCGGCCTGCAGTCGATCTCCCCGCTGACCGCCGACATCATCCGCAACTCCAACACGGCGGTCTCGACCGATCCGGAGATCGACCAGTCCCAGGCCGTACAGCAGAACGTGTCGAACGAGCTTCCGGTGCAGAAGTATCCGGTGAAGGCGCCGACCATCGTGGAAGCGAAGGATCAGCCCGTCGCGTGCATGTCCTGGAAGCCGGTCGCCGGTGCGAGCGACAAGACCGACGGCAGTAAGCGCGCGACGCTGGCCGTGATCACCGGATATTCGCTGCCGATCCCCGACAACGCCCAGACCACACCGCTGGCCCAGGCCGACGGTTCCGGCCAGAACGTGGACGCCTTCTACTCCACGCCCGGCTCCGGATTCTTCGTGCAGACCACCGGAATCGAGACCGACAGTCAGCGTCGCGACAGCATGTTCTTCATCGCCGACACCGGTGTGCGTTACGGCATCAAGGACGCCAACGCGCAGAAGGCGCTGGGGATGGACGCGGAGAAGGCCAAGCCCGAACTCGCGCCGGACCAGATCGTGGGCCTGCTGGCCGCCGGTCCGACGCTCGGCCGTCAGGAGGCGATGGTCGCCCACGACGGCGTGGCCCCGGATCCGGCGCCGGCCAAACAACTCGTGCAGTCCAAACAGGATCAGCAGGCCCAGCAGCAGTCGCCGAACTAGCGGCCCGGCTCGGGCCCGGACCGCACCTCGGGCAGGGCGCTCGCGCCGGTGCCGAAGCGAATTCCCTTGGCCTCCTTGCCGATCAGCGTCAGGAATGCCACGACGATCAGCACCGGGACGATGGTGACGGTGAGCGCGAACGGGTAGCCGTGGCTTTCCGCGACGCGCTCCTGGATGGGCAGGTTCAGGGAGGCGAGCAGATTGCCCAGCTGATACGTCACGCCGGGGTAGAAGCCGCGGATCGAATCCGGTGACAGCTCGGTGAGATGGGCCGGGATCACTCCCCAGGCGCCCTGCACCATCAGCTGCATGAGGAACGACCCCAGGCACAGCATCGCCGCGGTCGTCGAATAGGCGAACAGTGGGACGATCGGCAGGCCGAGCAGGGCGCAGAATATGATGGTGTAGCGGCGGCCGTACTTCTGGGACAGGCTGCCGAACACCAGACCGCCGATGATGGCGCCGATGTTGTACACCACCGCAATCCATTTCGCGGTCGCCGAGGACAGTCCGGCGCCGCCGTTGTCGACCGCGGACAGGAAGGTCGGATAGATGTCCTGGGTGCCGTGGCTCATCCAGTTGAACGCGGTCATCAGCAGCACCAGATAGGCGAAGCGGCGGATGACCACCGGATTCATCAGCACATCCCGCAGCGAGGTCTGGGTGAGTCGCATATGTTCGCGGCTGGACTCCCACGCCTCGGATTCGCCCACCCGGGTGCGGATGACCAGGATGATCAACGCCGGAATGACCGACAGGGCGAACAGCCAGCGCCAGGACAGGCCCAGCCAATTCATCACCAGCAGCGAGGCCAGTGAGGCGAGCAGATATCCGAACGAGTAGCCCTCCTGCAACAGACCGGAGAAGAAGCCGCGGCGTTCGGCCGGGATCTTCTCCATCGCCAGCGCCGCGCCGAGGCCCCATTCGCCGCCCATGCCGATGCCGTACAGCAGCCGGAGTATCAGCAGCACAGTGAAATTCGGGGCGAAGGCGCACAGGAACCCCGCCACCGAATAGAAGGCCACGTTGACCATCAGCGGGATACGGCGGCCGACCCGGTCGGCCCAGAGCCCGAACAGCATCGCGCCCACCGGGCGCATGATCAGCGTCGCGGTCGTGATGAAGGCGACGTCGGACTTCGGCATATCGAAGGTGACGGCGATATCGGCGTAGACGAAGACGACGAGAAAGAAGTCGAAGGCGTCCATCGTCCAGCCCAACTGGGCGGCGATGAACGAATTCCGTTGATCCGGGGTGAGACGTTGTCGGCCGGCGACTGCCATGGGCGGTTCCTGTCCTTCGGGTCGGGCGGCGGAGGCCGGACCGCCTCCGCTGTCAGAAATACTGAGCCATCGAGGCAGGGGTCGTGTCGATCTTGGCGGGATTCCCAGTGGCGGCACCGGTGTTCGGCTGTCGCCGGACCGGACAGTTTGTGGTGACGGGACCTGCGGGACAGCAGGGTGACCGGTTCTTCCGGACTTGTGGTGTGAGTGAGGTGCGGTAATCTCCGCTACGGAACGTACATGTTGTGCGAGCGGGCGATCGGGCGTCCGCGTCGGGGGGAAGTCATGAAAATGGATGTGCCTGCGGTGCAGGCTATTTCGGCGAATCTACAGCAGTCGGCAACGGAACTGAGCGACAGCGCCGTCACGCTGTCCGGCGCGGTGGAAGGCTTCACGGCCGCCGACGCGGGGCACGAGTACGGGGCACAGGGTGAGCGGGTCGTCAGCGGGCTCGAGGGCCTGAGCAAGCGGATGTTCATGTGGGCCAACTGCGTCAACGACACCGGTGCGGTGCTGGGGCAGGCCGCCACGAACAACGGTCGTGTCGATCAGGGATCGGCATCATCGATTTCGCAGGGCGGCGTGACCGTATGAGGCGCACGGAATCGTCGAGCACGGGAATCGACAAACTGCTCGATACCGGCAAAGAGGGCTTGAACTTCTTCGGCACGTTCGTTCCGCGATACAAGGCGTGGACCGGAGCGAATCCCGCGGGTGGTGACGAGGCCGCGCTGACGACGCGTTACGACCAGCAGCGTGGGATGGATGTGGAGCCGCTGCGCACTATCGGAACCGCGATCGGTCAGGGGCTCGACGGCACGATCGGGGATGCGATCCGGATCCAGCAGCTCCGGCTGAGTGAACTTCCCGCCCGCTGGAGCGGTTCACCGGGCGCGGACAATGCCGCCCAGCTGGTGCAGCGGGTGAACGGCCTGGTCGGTGGGGAACACGACAATCTCAGCGGTATCGCCCAGGCGTTGTCCGCGGCTGCCGAACAGCTCGAGAATGTGGTGCGTACCAAGGCGGATGCCGTGCGCGTCGATTTCGCCACCGCCACACTGGCGGACAGGACTGCCGATCAGATCGACAAGGTGATCGCCTGTGCGCGAGGCGATTTCGGTGGTGTGGCCGATGTGGAGGAGCAGCGCACCAAGGTACGCGAGATCCTGCCGGAGATCGGTACGGGCGACGAACCGGCCACCTATGCGAAGGACTGGCTGGACCGGGTTTTCGTCCCCGCGCTGGACGGCAAGATCGCGGCATTCACCACATTGACCGATGCCACCCACACCGCCGTCAACGGGGTGTACGAGCAGTTGGGCGGGGCGCTGGAGAGTCTGGGAGCGTCGCCCTACACCGGTCCGGACGGGCAGCCGTCCGCTGCCACCAGTCTGCAATCCGGTCAGCCGGGGAATTCGTCGGCGCTGTTCGGTAGCAATCCGTCGGTGACTCCGGCCGCGCTGATCACCACCGCACCGGCCGCCGTCGACGGAACGGATCCGTCCGCCTCGAAGCCGACTGCCACTCCGATTTCCGCCGTCACCAGCGATACCCCGCTCAGCCAGGCCGCTCCCGTCGCGGCGACAGTGCCTGCGGCTGCGGCGAATTCGGGTCAAGGCCAGTCGAAGCAGTCCGGTAAGCCGGTATCGAAGAACCAGGGCCAAGGTGGTGCGCAGGACCAGGGACAGGGTGGTGCGCAGGACCAGAGCCAAGGTGGTGCGCAGGACCAGAGCCAAGGTGGTGCGCAGGACCAAGGGCAGGGAGGCGCGCAGAACTCGGGCCAGGACGGTGGTGCTCAGGGTGATGGCGACGGCTCGGGCAAAGGCGGCGGTATGCCTCAGGTGACCGATATGGGCAAGGTGGGGGAATGGCGTCCGGGTGATATCGCCAACGTGCTGACCGCCGCGAGTCAGATCACCGGCACCGTTCCCGATCTCCTGACGCATATCGGTGATCCGCTGAAGGCAGTGGGCGAGTTGTTCAAGGATGTGGTCGGCAGCGAAGGGATCACCGGCCTGATCCACGAGGGGGTCGACGCCGCGACGAAGATCGACCAACTCGTCGATCACCACGCGCACCCCGGCGAGGCCGCCGAGCAGGCGCCGGATCCGGGGAACGGCAACGATCCGAATGGTGATTCGAAAGGCCCACAGGACAATTCACAGGGGCACGGTGAGCAGCCGGGCCACGGTGGGCAAGCGGATCACGGTGGGCAGCCGGGCCGGGGTGAGCAGCCGGGAGGTGCCGGTGATCAGTCCGGCCCGCCACAGAACAGCTCCCCGGCGGGCCACGAGGGCAAGTCGATCGCCGCCGCGCCGACACAGCAGCCCGCGGCCCCGGCCCAGGGAATCCCGATCGCCTCCGCTCCTGCCGCACCGAACGCGTCGTCGGCGATGTCTCCCAGCGGATTCCTCGGTGGCCACGGCGCCCCGGCACGCTCGGAAGGTGAGCAGGAGCACCGCCCGAAAATCCAGTACACCGCACCGGATCTCGACGACGGCCCCGCCTTCGTCGACGCGGCGGAACCGGACCACCCGCGCGCACACGACACCGGGAACCGCACACCACCGGATCCGGCCGAGCCGCAACCGATCACAGCAGACCCCGACGAAGCAGATGCCGAGCCCGAGGTGCAACGCGCATGAACTGGGCCGACACCATGGCGAAGATAGCCGACGAGCACGCGGACAACGTCCGCCGAATCCGTTATCGGATAGAGGAAGTGGACGACGAGGCGCGGGCCGCCAACGCCGCACTCGGTGTCGTCGCCTCTGACGAGGAGAACGGCGGAGATACCGCGAAAGAGCCTCCGAGGCAGCGCTGAGAGCTGCTCGACTAGGCCGCGCTGATCCGCCCTGCAAAACCAATTGCCCGGAAAGAAATCACTTCCTGGGCAATTGGTTTTGCAGATCTGTTTGTTGAACTTTCGACGCAGGGGAAGGTGTTGCTGTGGAGAGAATTTCTCTCCACAGCAACACTTTTCATTTATCCCGAGTCTGGAACCTTCGGCGGAGCGGGAAAGAGGCCAGGAGGCCGAGGATGCACATGATCGCGATGACCGCTGAGCCGATCAGTGCCACATTGCGGGCGGTGTGGTCCGGTGTCGGCGGGGTCGCGGGGACCGAGAGCTGGACCGACTTGACCGGATGCTGGGCCTTCGGTGGGAGTTGTGCGGGAACCTGATCGGTCAACGCGGCGAGCGGGTCGATGATCCCGTAGCCGATATACGGATTCCATCCCTCGGCCGGTGCGTGTGCGGTGGCTTCGATTCGCTTGACCACCTCGGGGGCGCTCAGCTCCGGGAACCGGGATCGCACCAGTGCCGCCAGACCCGCGACATATGGAGAGGCGAAACTCGTTCCGGTGATCGGCTCAGCGCGCCCCTGGGCGTCGACCTTGGCGGTCGCGGTGCCCTTGCTCTGTGCATCGTTGAAATGCGGATCGAGTGAGATGAGGTTTTCGCCCGGTGCGGCGACACCCAACCACGGGCCGGGGACGGTGAACTTCGACGCTTGACCGTTCGAATCGACCGAACCGACGGACAACACGTAATCGTCGTAGCGTGCCGGTGAGACGTTGTAATCGATCTTGCTCCACGGATCTGCTGTGGGATCCAGTGGGTCGAACACCGGATTCTTGGCGTTCTTGCACTCCTTGTCAGTGTTACCGGCAGCCGCGACTACGACGACATCGTGTTCGGCGGCATACTGCACAGCGGCACCCAGAGCGCGATCCTCGAACGGCTCGGATACCGCTTTACAGGCCGTCAAGGACATATTGATCACGGTGGCATGCATGTCCACCGCATGTCGGACCGCCCACGCGAGAGTAGTGGTACTGCCGTACGCGTCAGGCATCTCGTCAGGCGCCTTCTGGAGGCTTCTGCCCTTGACTTGAAACAGCGAAGAGGACTGACGGATGCTGAGAATGCGTGCGTCGGGAGCGACACCGGCGAACCCTTGTCCGGGAACCTGACTCGCCGCGATGATCCCAGCTACGAAGGTTCCGTGTGCATCACAGTCTTCGGTGCCGTCGGTATGTGAGACGTAATCGCCACCGGCGATCAAGTCGGGCAGCCGGGGATTGGGTGCTACACCGGTATCGATGACCGCGACCAGTTGTCCTGCGCCCCTGGAGAACTGCCACGCCTTGTCGATACCGAGAGCGCGTTGTGCATCGGGGACCGTCGGACCGTCCCCGCCGGTTTGGGTACTGGCGCACGGCGTATTGCTGGCTTGTTCGGTTTCGTCTTTCGGCCCCATCGGGGGCCCGTCCGGCATCAGCCCCGGAACGATCGGCGGCGGCCGATCCGCCCCCGCGGTCCCGGCCCCCACCGACGCGCTCAACCCCACCACCGCGGCCACCGCGGCGACGCGAACGACGCGCTGCCCGAACATCTTCGGATTCATCTGCGGCTCAGAGGGATCGGACGAGCGTGTACAGCTCGGCCACCCAGAACACCAGGGGCAGCACGGCCGCCACGAAGGCGTATTCCAGGAGCTCCACGGCGCGCCGCATCGGCGGGGTCGCCTGCTGGTTCGGCACGACCGTGCCCAGGACCAGGGCGCCGATCAGCATCGCCATCGCGGCGCCGAAGATCGCGAGCGGCTGCTCCACCACGAACGCCGCGCCGACCATCATGATCAGCAGAATCGCGGCGCCGCCGACCAGGAGCACCACCGCCAGTTCCGCGCTGACGTAGGTGCGGCTGCGGAACATCAGCACGATCGCGCAGACCAGCGCGAGTGCGATACCGGGCCAGAACGGGCTGCTCGCACCGGGATCGGTGGACACCAGCGCACCGACCGCGGTGACGAGGGTGGTCGCGCCGACCAGACCCGCCAGATACATTCGCGCGCGTTCGGATTTCGTGCGCAGCACATCCATGGTCGGCAGCGCGCGGTGATCGTCGGGATCGTCTTCGGTCGGATCGATCGGGGTGCCGGGTGAGGGGACCGGCGGCAGTGGCAGTTTCGCGAGCAGCATCGAGACTCGCGGCGCCAGGGACAGCGCGCCCAGCGCCAGCGCGGCGGCGACCGCGCCGATCGCCTTCACCGGCTGTGAGGTGAGCAGACCCACCAGGGCGGCCGGTATCGCGAAGACGGAAACCGTTGTGGCGCCGATGAACAACGCCAGTCCCACACCGCTGACCCGCCAGGCCAGCACCGCCGTCGCGCCGAAGAGTACCGAGCCGAGCAGGAGATTGGCCCAGCCGTAGTGGTCCGGCACGATCAGCATGCCCGCGGCGAACGCGCTCGGCAGTGAACAACCACCCAGCACCAGTGCCGAGGTGGTATCGCCGTACATGCGGCTCATCACGGTGCCCGCCACGACCAGGAGAATCGTGACGGCCGCGGCGATCGAGCCGGTGATGTAGCCCGACATGGCATCCGGTGCGGCCAGCAGTCCGGTACAACCGGCGAGCATGGTCAGCACCGCGGCGATCGAGCCGGTGATTCGCGCGACCTGCGGTGACCAGCTACGGAAGTGGTCGACGTCGGCGATCGCGACGTTGTACATGATGTCGTCGAACAGCGGGCTGGGGGCCACGTGATCGGCGCTTTCGAGCATGAGCAGTTCGCCGTCGCGCACACCTTGTTCGCCGAGGCTCAGCGAATTGGAGAACGGCGGCTGGCCGATCCGGGCCAGAACCCATTCGGCGGGCTGGAACTGTTCGCCGCTGTTGTCGAAGTCGTTGGTGCGGCTGTGCTGGGCGACCATGTCGACCACGCTGGGAATGACCAGTGCGACCGGCACATCCACCGGAATGGCCATATCGGCCTGCGTGTGCTTGGCCAGAATTGTCACTCGCGCCAGATCCGGCGCCCGAACGATTCCGCGGCTCGAATCCTCGTCGATATGGTCCAGTCGCGCGTGCGTCACGCTTCCCCCAACTCCGTCTCTACCTCGTGTTTCCGCAGCGCTCCGGTTTGCGGTGGCGCGGGGCGTCCGTGCAGAATGCTGCCCGAACTGTACGACATGTCGGCCGCTGCCTCTACACTGAGTCCGCAGTACAGCCGCCGAAGGGGGATCTTCCGACGATGAGCACAGTCAGGTTTCAGCGTCGTGCGCGCCGGGAGGTTCCGCGGTCGCCGGGGG
Encoded here:
- the eccB gene encoding type VII secretion protein EccB; this encodes MPSKPTTRWQVSGYRFLVRRMEHALVRRDVRMLHDPMRSQSRAYAVGLVLGIVALAGCGVLALLKPQGSIGDNKILLGKDSGAVYAVIDGVVHPALNLSSARLAVGEPAKAVSIKESELAKKPRGALIGIPGAPSSLNFDGSGKGRAWSICDGLKNDGSQDLSTTVIAGDPSLGSKASRLGEGAALLVQGRDAAYLVYDNQRARVDMNDPKVTEALGIRGKTPRPISPGLLNAIPEVLPIEPPKIVDPGGMPTYSLNNHRIGDVVHVATKDQYYVVLRTGLQSISPLTADIIRNSNTAVSTDPEIDQSQAVQQNVSNELPVQKYPVKAPTIVEAKDQPVACMSWKPVAGASDKTDGSKRATLAVITGYSLPIPDNAQTTPLAQADGSGQNVDAFYSTPGSGFFVQTTGIETDSQRRDSMFFIADTGVRYGIKDANAQKALGMDAEKAKPELAPDQIVGLLAAGPTLGRQEAMVAHDGVAPDPAPAKQLVQSKQDQQAQQQSPN
- a CDS encoding MFS transporter is translated as MAVAGRQRLTPDQRNSFIAAQLGWTMDAFDFFLVVFVYADIAVTFDMPKSDVAFITTATLIMRPVGAMLFGLWADRVGRRIPLMVNVAFYSVAGFLCAFAPNFTVLLILRLLYGIGMGGEWGLGAALAMEKIPAERRGFFSGLLQEGYSFGYLLASLASLLVMNWLGLSWRWLFALSVIPALIILVIRTRVGESEAWESSREHMRLTQTSLRDVLMNPVVIRRFAYLVLLMTAFNWMSHGTQDIYPTFLSAVDNGGAGLSSATAKWIAVVYNIGAIIGGLVFGSLSQKYGRRYTIIFCALLGLPIVPLFAYSTTAAMLCLGSFLMQLMVQGAWGVIPAHLTELSPDSIRGFYPGVTYQLGNLLASLNLPIQERVAESHGYPFALTVTIVPVLIVVAFLTLIGKEAKGIRFGTGASALPEVRSGPEPGR
- the eccD gene encoding type VII secretion integral membrane protein EccD, producing the protein MTHARLDHIDEDSSRGIVRAPDLARVTILAKHTQADMAIPVDVPVALVIPSVVDMVAQHSRTNDFDNSGEQFQPAEWVLARIGQPPFSNSLSLGEQGVRDGELLMLESADHVAPSPLFDDIMYNVAIADVDHFRSWSPQVARITGSIAAVLTMLAGCTGLLAAPDAMSGYITGSIAAAVTILLVVAGTVMSRMYGDTTSALVLGGCSLPSAFAAGMLIVPDHYGWANLLLGSVLFGATAVLAWRVSGVGLALFIGATTVSVFAIPAALVGLLTSQPVKAIGAVAAALALGALSLAPRVSMLLAKLPLPPVPSPGTPIDPTEDDPDDHRALPTMDVLRTKSERARMYLAGLVGATTLVTAVGALVSTDPGASSPFWPGIALALVCAIVLMFRSRTYVSAELAVVLLVGGAAILLIMMVGAAFVVEQPLAIFGAAMAMLIGALVLGTVVPNQQATPPMRRAVELLEYAFVAAVLPLVFWVAELYTLVRSL
- the mycP gene encoding type VII secretion-associated serine protease mycosin, with the translated sequence MNPKMFGQRVVRVAAVAAVVGLSASVGAGTAGADRPPPIVPGLMPDGPPMGPKDETEQASNTPCASTQTGGDGPTVPDAQRALGIDKAWQFSRGAGQLVAVIDTGVAPNPRLPDLIAGGDYVSHTDGTEDCDAHGTFVAGIIAASQVPGQGFAGVAPDARILSIRQSSSLFQVKGRSLQKAPDEMPDAYGSTTTLAWAVRHAVDMHATVINMSLTACKAVSEPFEDRALGAAVQYAAEHDVVVVAAAGNTDKECKNAKNPVFDPLDPTADPWSKIDYNVSPARYDDYVLSVGSVDSNGQASKFTVPGPWLGVAAPGENLISLDPHFNDAQSKGTATAKVDAQGRAEPITGTSFASPYVAGLAALVRSRFPELSAPEVVKRIEATAHAPAEGWNPYIGYGIIDPLAALTDQVPAQLPPKAQHPVKSVQLSVPATPPTPDHTARNVALIGSAVIAIMCILGLLASFPLRRRFQTRDK